In the genome of Candidatus Saganbacteria bacterium, the window AGTTTTAAGCTTAATCCTTGTGAATTCCAGCGCCAATCAACAGCCTATTTATGTTTTTGTTCTTCTTTTTGCGGTATTGATATATGATTCTATGGTCACTTTTATTAGAAGAGGAATTGAAGGAAAGAATCTTATCGAAGCTCATAGGGAACACTTATATCAGCGATTGATCATACTGGGATATTCTCATAGGGATGTTTCTTTGCTTTATTTTGGCCTATCGATATTATTCGGGATTTTTTCAATATTATTTTTAAGATCGGCGCCATCAATTAGATTCATTTATCTTATCTTAGCGCTTGCGATCATGTACAGTTTTAGCCTAATAGTCAAGATGATCGAAAAGAAGGCCGATAATAATGAATGATTTATTAAGCTTTTTCATTGAGAACATTAAGCGGCATAGGTATATCTTCCTTGTATTGTTTGATGTTATATCTACAATTGTTTCATTGGTCCTGTCCATAATGATATTAAAAGGGAATCATCTTGCTTCGATCCTGATGTTCTTTTCGGTATATTGGTGGATAGCGCCATTGTTAATTGCCTTTCGGATCGGAACATTCAGGAATTTCGGGCTTTATCACTGGGCTTGGCAATATATGAGCGTCCATGAGGTGGTTTCGCTAATCAAGGCGATAATTACGAGCAGCTTATTGACCCTGTTAAGCATTATTGCTTTTGGAAACAAAGATTTTCCATTTTCTGTGATTATCATTGAAGCTTTATTCTGTTTTTCGTTTATAGGCGGGATCAGGCTGTCTATTCGATTGTGGAAGGAATCGCAGCCAAATATAGATTCTTCAAGAGAAGAAAAGCGGGCATTGATCGTCGGTGCCGGCGATGCGGGTGAAATGATCCTTAGGGAGATGCTTAAGATCCCGCAGATGAAATATAAGCCCGTTGGATTTATAGACGATGATCCAACAAAGAACAATATATTGATCCATCATCTTCCAGTTCTAGGAAAATGTGACGATATCCCAATAATTGTGGAGAAATATGAGATCGACGAAATAATCTTAGCCATTCCAACCGCGTCAAGCAAGCAGATCAGGCGTATTGTTTCATTATGCGAGGAGAGTCGCGCAAAATTTAGGATCGTTCCCGGTATATTTGAGCTTATAGATGGGACCGTTCATGTCAATCAAATTCGAAATGTTGAAATAGAAGATCTTTTGGGCAGAGAGCCAATAAATCTTGACATGAAAAGCATATCATCATATATTTCCGATGCAAATATATTGATTACGGGGGCCGGAGGTTCGATAGGCGCGGAGTTATGTCGACAGGTCGCGATGTATAATCCTTCAAAACTTGTATTATTGGGTAAAGGCGAAAACAGTATTTATGACATTCAATTGGAACTTAAAGAAAAGTTCCCCTTTTTGACTTTCTCGACTTATATCGCCGATGTCAGGGATTTTGACAGGATAAATAATATTTTCAAGGAAACAAAACCAGATGTGGTTTTTCATGCCGCCGCCAACAAACACGTGTTTTTGATGGAAAACAATCCCGAAGAGGCCGTATTGAATAATATTATTGGGACTAAAAATGTAGTGGATATCGCCGAGAACAATAATGTTAAAAAATTCGTTATGATCTCTACGGATAAGGCTGTGCATCCATCAAGCATTATGGGCGCGACAAAAAGGGCCGCGGAGATGATAGTTCAATTAAAGACTATGTCGGGAAGCAGTACGAAATTTGTTTCGGTGCGATTTGGCAATGTCTTGGGGAGTAGGGGAAGCGTTGTCCCGTTATTTAAAAAACAGATCGCATCAGGCGGGCCAGTTACTATTACTCATCCTGAGGCGACCAGATATTTTATGACGATCCCTGAAGCGGTCCAGCTTGTTATTCAGGCCGGGGCGATGGGAAATGGAGGAGAGATCTTTGTGCTGGACATGGGGCAACCTGTCAAAATAATAGATCTAGCAAAGGATCTTATTAGATTGTCCGGTTTCGAGGTCGGAGTCGATATCGAGATCAAATATGTTGGGTTAAAACCTGGAGAAAAACTATTTGAAGAGATATTGACGTCTGAAGAAGGAATGAAGACCACGAAGCACGAAAAAATATTTATTACGCCCCCCTCGAAAATTAATATTGATGCGCTAATGGCAAATATCGGGATATTGGAGAAAATGGCGCATGACGGACAACGCGATGAGATCAAGAAAAAATTGCGGGAGATCGCCGACTAAAAGTTTGCAAAGCAAACTAGTGTGAATTGTTGTAGAATATACGTATGTTTAAATCATGGTTCTTCCTGTTTGTAAAAGTTACCTCTGACGTTTTTTTTATCAATCTATCTTTTGTCTTCGGATATATGATAAAAAGCAGATCTGTAAATATTTTTGCTTCTCAAATTTCTCCATATTTTAAAGTGTTGATGTTTTTAACTGTTTTTTGGCTTATTATCTTCAATCTCGCAGGCATGTACAAGATGCAACTCGATATGAAAAATCGTGTCGATAATATCTTCTCCGTCTCATTTGGGGTTTTTTCCGCATCGTTTTTTACCTATATTCTAGTGGCATATATATACAGGGAGGCTATATATACAAAGGAGATCGTTATTTTCGGTTCAATTATTGGAGCATTGCTAATAAATCTCTCGCGATTTGTCATTTGGAAGATTTATTGCATGATGAATAATGAAAGAGCGTGACTTTAGGGATAAGGTTGCGATAATAACCGGGGCATCGGGTTCTCTGGGGCAAGAATTAGCTTTGGGGCTTGCAAGGCGAGGAGCAAGGCTAACTCTGGCAGCAAGAGGAAATGGACGATTGGAAGCTGTCGCGGAAAAATGTAAGGAATTAGGCGCCAAAGTCATCGTAGTTCCGACCGATGTTTCACAAGAAGACAATTGCAGGCAATTGATAAGCATGACTGTTAAACAATATGGCAAGATCGACCTGCTGGTAAATAACGCTGCCGTTACAGTAAAAAAATCTTTTCAAGAGTTAGATGACTTGAAATCATTTGTGCTGCTTATAGAAACTAATTTCTTCGGATGTGTGTATTGTACTCGTTACGCCCTCCCATATTTAAAAAAAACCAATGGGAGGATCCTTGGGATTTGCAGTATTTTGGGTAAAATTGCAACTCCTGGGAATACCGCATATTGCAGCAGTAAATTTGCTATGTCTGCGTTTTTTGATTCCCTTAGATATGAAATTGCTGGTGATAACGTCAGCATTACTATGGTATATCCTGGCTATTTGGCGGAAAAAATGAACTCATCGAAAGAACGGCAGAGCGGTATATGGAAAAAGATAACATCTCTTTTAAAGGTGAAAGCCAATGTTTGTGCAGAGATCTCTTTAAATGCGGCCGCTAAACGCAAACGGCAAGTTATATTGCCTTTTTATTCTGTTTTGAGCCTTTGGATCAGTTTATTGTTCCCCGGATTATTTGATCGAATTATTTCTATTGTCGGTAAAATACGAGAACCAGTGTAAAATAATCTTGGCATTGTCTTTTCCCTGCTTGCCCTGAGCCTGTCGAGGGGCTATAATATTCCCTTGTATGATCAAAAAATCGCCTAAGATTATTATTATTGGGGCAGGGCCCGTTGGTTGCTACATGGGGCAAATGCTAAAGCATTACGGATTCGATCCTCTCATTCTTGAAGAACATCCCGAGGTCGGCAAACCTGTCGCATGTGCGGGTATCGTCGGGAAAAATGTCTTTACAGACATGTTGCTTCCGATCCCCAAGACCTCGATAATTAATACCATAGACGGAGCCAAGATCTCTTTTAATGGATCGGCCTTTTTGCTTAGGCGCCCGTCGGTTGCTTATATTATAGATAGGGCGGAGTTCGACAACTCTCTTTCAAAAGGCTTAAATATCGAATTCAATACCAAATTCGAAGATGTTGAAAAGGACGGCCCGGGGTACAGGCTCAAAACAAATAATGGTGAATATTATGCCGATATTTTGATCGGTGCCGATGGCCCAAACTCCCGCGTCAGGAAACTTCTTAAGTTCAACCATAATATTAAGCTTTATAAAGGCTACCAATATAGGATCAAAATGGAAGTCCCTGATCGTGATCGCGTAGATGTCGGTTATATCAAGCCATTCTCCCTTTTTAATTGGATAATCCCAGAAGGCAACGGTGTTATAAGGGTGGGGACGATATCGGACAAACCGATCCATGAATTGGACGTTTTCATGAAAGCTCACAATATCCATGGAGATATATTAGAAAAAAATGCAGGACCTATTCCAATTGGGACTTGTGATCTGGTGAAAGATAACGCCGCACTGATAGGCGATGCCGCGTGCCAAATAAAACCGATCACATCCGGTGGCATTTTCTATGGCATGAAGTCTGCTGAAATATTGGCTGGTGCCATAAAGAACGGAGACTTAAGCCTTTACGAAAAAGAATGGGATGTGGAGTTCGGCAAAGAAATAAGATTTTGCCTTTTGATGCGATACGCTATGGAAAATATCGATTCAGAAGTTATTAAGAAAGTATTTGAGTATGTTAAGGAAAACGCGGGGCTTATCGAAAACGCAGGCGACTTTGAAAACCATTCATCGGTCCTATGGAGCCTTGTTGCTAACCCTAGAACTTATCCAACGATCGGCACAGTGCTTATGGGTCTCATCAAAAAGCCTTCGATCCTCTTCCGCCTGTTAAGACGAAGATAGGCAAAAAGCGATAAACATGCTATAATATTCTTTGTATGCCTGAAATCGTAGCTTCCATCCCCATCACGTTCGACAAAAGCCACCTGATAACCATTGGCGAAAAGTTGTATACCGAGAGCATTGAGCTCATCCGCGAATTGGTGAATAACGCGTACGATGCCGATGCAACAGATGTCCATGTTAATATTTCCGAAGATAAGATCGTTATAGAAGATAATGGCAGCGGCATGGATGAAAATGGCCTCCGCCAATACTTCAGCATCGGTTCAACAGAAAAAAAGAAGCACAATAAATCCCCGATTTTTAACCGTATCCGCATAGGCGAATTCGGGATCGGCAAGTTCGCCTCTCTAGCCGCTTGCGGGCATTTTGAAGTGACAACTCGAAAAGATGATTTTGCCGCAACCGTCATCTTTGACAAAGATGAATGGAACCAAAATGTGAACGAATGGGATTTGCCGTTAAGGCATGAATCGCCGAATATCCTAAAAAGCAACGGGACCCGCGTAACGCTGAGCAAATTATCAAAAAGATTCGATGCGGCGGATGTTGAACGGCGCATATTGGAAGGAGTCCCTATTAAAGCCGATAATTTCGGGGTTCATTTGAACGGCAAAAAGCTTTCCGCGCGTTTTGTCGCCGGCCAGCGGATTCCTATTTTTGAAGGCACAGAATACGGCCCGATCAGCGGCGAGCTTATTATCGTTTCAAACGCCACCTTAATGGTCGGCGGGGCTGGAATAGAAATCAAAGTAAAAGGTGCCACGGTAAAAAAAGACCTATTTGGAATGGAAACAAATTTCCCCCAGCTCAATCTTTTATCGGGCGAGATATATGCCGACTTTTTGCCCATCACTTCCGATCGGACAAATTTTATACTAGATTCCCCCGAATATCAAAGCTTCAAAAAATCAATGAAACAAGCGCTTGAAAGGGTTTTGCATGATATAAAATATTGGCAAAAGCAGAAAGAAAAACAAAAGATTAAAAGAGCCGTAAACGACGCGATAGAAAAAGTCCTCAACGCGTTAAAGAAAAATCCCGATCTTGCATCGCTAATAGGCCTGCCGATCAATGAGAACAAAGATCAGCCTGAAGCAAAAAGGATTGACGAACCTAAAAAACCCAAAACACTCAAAAAAACATCAGGGCAAAAACATATGGTTGCTAAAGTTTTAGGTCCTTCAGCCGTCATCACAAGGCTAAAAATGGGGCAAAAAGGAATAAGCTGCCAGCTTGACCATTTTAGCGCGGATGCCCCGGAAAGCTATACGGAAGGGTCGGTTATTTATATCAATTTGGACCATCCTCTATATGCAAGGGAAGCGAAAAATCGTGAAAGGCTAATAATGCATCTTGCACGGCTGCTTACGCAGGAAATAACCCTGTTAAAAAATCCAAAAAATGCCAGGCAGGCTTTTGACGCCCAAAGCAAGCTAATGACGGATGCTTTAATTGAAAACCATCTTGAAAACACAGCAAAAATGGGATAATAATAAACTGCTTGTACATTCTAATCAAATGATAATGATTATCATTATCAATACCTCCATAAATAAACTGAGTGCGACTCGCCATGTCCAGCTTCCTAAAAATAATTTCTAAAATAACCTCCCCCTAACTGAAATTTTCGCATCCTTTTGCCGATATACATATAGAATAGGATAGAATAGGAGGAAAACATGGTAATTCGCACCAATTTATTTAGACCTCGCCCGACGGATGGAATTGTTAAGAGAACGCTAGTCCGCGTTGGTAATTTTGTGGATAGGAATCCAGCGTGGGTTAAATATACTACCGTTCCATTGGCTTTTGCTTCTTTACCTGCTTACCTTCATCTGGAAATGGAAAGAATGGCTCCTGCGCTTAATCTTTTCCCAAATAATGCAGATGTATTGGTCTCATTATCATTTGTTTTTGTTGTGGCAGCTATCAAGCTTTCGCAGCGATCTGGAGGGAAAATAATAAATCCTATTGCAGATCCAAATGCTGAAATTGCAAAACTGACTGCTGAGCTTGGAGTTTTAAAAACAGACCATGAAGCATTAGCCCTGACAGCATCATCTCAAAGCAAAGACATTGCAACAATGACAAATAGAAACAATTTGCTTGCTGGCGAAAACACGAGATTGGCTGGTCAATTAGCTGACCTCGGAAGGCAGTTTGACGCCGCTAAATCAGAATTAGCAGTTTTGCAATCAGCCGCCGGATCCAGAAGCGGCCTCCCTCAAATCCCTCAAA includes:
- a CDS encoding polysaccharide biosynthesis protein is translated as MILKGNHLASILMFFSVYWWIAPLLIAFRIGTFRNFGLYHWAWQYMSVHEVVSLIKAIITSSLLTLLSIIAFGNKDFPFSVIIIEALFCFSFIGGIRLSIRLWKESQPNIDSSREEKRALIVGAGDAGEMILREMLKIPQMKYKPVGFIDDDPTKNNILIHHLPVLGKCDDIPIIVEKYEIDEIILAIPTASSKQIRRIVSLCEESRAKFRIVPGIFELIDGTVHVNQIRNVEIEDLLGREPINLDMKSISSYISDANILITGAGGSIGAELCRQVAMYNPSKLVLLGKGENSIYDIQLELKEKFPFLTFSTYIADVRDFDRINNIFKETKPDVVFHAAANKHVFLMENNPEEAVLNNIIGTKNVVDIAENNNVKKFVMISTDKAVHPSSIMGATKRAAEMIVQLKTMSGSSTKFVSVRFGNVLGSRGSVVPLFKKQIASGGPVTITHPEATRYFMTIPEAVQLVIQAGAMGNGGEIFVLDMGQPVKIIDLAKDLIRLSGFEVGVDIEIKYVGLKPGEKLFEEILTSEEGMKTTKHEKIFITPPSKINIDALMANIGILEKMAHDGQRDEIKKKLREIAD
- a CDS encoding SDR family oxidoreductase, translating into MKERDFRDKVAIITGASGSLGQELALGLARRGARLTLAARGNGRLEAVAEKCKELGAKVIVVPTDVSQEDNCRQLISMTVKQYGKIDLLVNNAAVTVKKSFQELDDLKSFVLLIETNFFGCVYCTRYALPYLKKTNGRILGICSILGKIATPGNTAYCSSKFAMSAFFDSLRYEIAGDNVSITMVYPGYLAEKMNSSKERQSGIWKKITSLLKVKANVCAEISLNAAAKRKRQVILPFYSVLSLWISLLFPGLFDRIISIVGKIREPV
- a CDS encoding NAD(P)/FAD-dependent oxidoreductase, producing the protein MIKKSPKIIIIGAGPVGCYMGQMLKHYGFDPLILEEHPEVGKPVACAGIVGKNVFTDMLLPIPKTSIINTIDGAKISFNGSAFLLRRPSVAYIIDRAEFDNSLSKGLNIEFNTKFEDVEKDGPGYRLKTNNGEYYADILIGADGPNSRVRKLLKFNHNIKLYKGYQYRIKMEVPDRDRVDVGYIKPFSLFNWIIPEGNGVIRVGTISDKPIHELDVFMKAHNIHGDILEKNAGPIPIGTCDLVKDNAALIGDAACQIKPITSGGIFYGMKSAEILAGAIKNGDLSLYEKEWDVEFGKEIRFCLLMRYAMENIDSEVIKKVFEYVKENAGLIENAGDFENHSSVLWSLVANPRTYPTIGTVLMGLIKKPSILFRLLRRR
- a CDS encoding ATP-binding protein, producing the protein MPEIVASIPITFDKSHLITIGEKLYTESIELIRELVNNAYDADATDVHVNISEDKIVIEDNGSGMDENGLRQYFSIGSTEKKKHNKSPIFNRIRIGEFGIGKFASLAACGHFEVTTRKDDFAATVIFDKDEWNQNVNEWDLPLRHESPNILKSNGTRVTLSKLSKRFDAADVERRILEGVPIKADNFGVHLNGKKLSARFVAGQRIPIFEGTEYGPISGELIIVSNATLMVGGAGIEIKVKGATVKKDLFGMETNFPQLNLLSGEIYADFLPITSDRTNFILDSPEYQSFKKSMKQALERVLHDIKYWQKQKEKQKIKRAVNDAIEKVLNALKKNPDLASLIGLPINENKDQPEAKRIDEPKKPKTLKKTSGQKHMVAKVLGPSAVITRLKMGQKGISCQLDHFSADAPESYTEGSVIYINLDHPLYAREAKNRERLIMHLARLLTQEITLLKNPKNARQAFDAQSKLMTDALIENHLENTAKMG